The Linepithema humile isolate Giens D197 chromosome 2, Lhum_UNIL_v1.0, whole genome shotgun sequence genome has a segment encoding these proteins:
- the ph-d gene encoding polyhomeotic-like protein 2 isoform X5, translated as MTDVKTIGIPSSQSQPQQQSQQSQQAQAQQQSQQQMIITHDLPQQQNVQQQQQHVQQSQQVQQQSQQVQQQQVQPQQQMQQQVQPQQQMQVQQQVQQQVQQQQQSQTQQSQQQQQNNGAHNVVPTQVQVQSQVAASMPQQQLQGVAVSMQQHQQQGVGGGVSMTLSGQQGATTITTMAAHPQAVQVIQQPIQSQAYHLQQLYNTQGTPLLMPGNLALHPAGINPSSIQVITAGKPFQSAAQLTPHMLTTASTPGQGGGHPGAGGTKVQGFPAGYLPVPTSTPGAGQTLVFGQLGVLGSPQPPPSLQQQQQQQSANKQDQVQKYTTCTAGTPSGGRGAGMQFAPWQFAPQVWTAGLQQPALLTAAPNQIFIRGPTQQDMFIQSPQPIQAHNVALATQQQIQGVQQIATTSGKPTKVMDIQQQQPQQNKPGVGGQRPLNILPSSLQAANIRAASSVSTQTVHGVQATVQAQSGKGGGGSGKGRGKPIQSPQQQPQQQQQQQQAQQSIQHQQVFIQQKQHTQQQQQLQQQYQQQVQSSQIQPKAIMTNMTLQQQQQGGVVLGTDRPIMPIVSVGGVGIGVAATSQMNQVPQSSMPTMQQLPIPTINPTIIGNQIVSGASQVQAMPIVNATQDQQSHDNTNSAIMITSPDRNSQTECSLILPSTTNPPVTTDDSGKLASKKEDASATTEEVAAASQSEVIDGEQCKTAIVKEDEVTVPKSEEKQCNNPLAGLANTVNAITNGVVGDESPSMPITSTPITANSKQAPPKAMVKPQVLTHVIEGFVIQEASEPFAVSQETTNILNRNNTNMERESHEEPPRKKHAPNYTNEEDGASVQVNKCESCGNTIDEQNVKFKKEKRFCSSACAKNKKRETRDRDGMEKQWTEIETETNKTIDNDMAKKNGEEKTLSTTIASSADESLPKVNPIKWTVGEVCDFIRGLPGCSDYAEDFAIQEIDGQALMLLKEDHLMSAMSIKLGPALKIVARIDSMRIESMSNSNPTSNNS; from the exons ATGACAGATGTTAAAACAATTGGAATTCCATCATCTCAATCACAACCACAGCAGCAATCACAGCAATCTCAGCAGGCACAGGCACAACAACAATCTCAACAACAAATGATTATCACTCACGACTTACCGCAACAGCAGAATGTtcaacagcaacaacagcatGTACAACAATCTCAGCAGGTCCAACAGCAGTCTCAACAAGTGCAACAACAACAAGTTCAGCCACAGCAACAAATGCAACAGCAAGTTCAACCACAACAACAAATGCAAGTTCAACAACAAGTACAGCAGCAGGttcagcagcaacagcaatcACAGACGCAGCAGtcacagcagcagcaacagaaTAATGGAGCACACAATGTTGTTCCTACTCAAGTTCAAGTACAATCGCAGGTAGCTGCAAGCATGCCCCAACAACAG ttaCAGGGTGTTGCGGTATCAATGCAGCAACATCAGCAACAAGGAGTAGGAGGAGGTGTGTCTATGACATTATCTGGTCAACAAGGTGCAACTACTATAACTACGATGGCTGCACATCCGCAAGCAGTTCAAGTTATTCAACAGCCAATTCAGAGTCAAGCTTATCACTTACAACAACTATACAATACTCAAGGCACACCTTTGTTAATGCCAGGAAATCTCGCACTTCATCCAGCAGGCATAAATCCCTCTTCTATTCAG GTGATAACAGCTGGAAAGCCATTTCAATCTGCAGCTCAACTTACTCCTCATATGCTAACTACAGCATCAACGCCCGGACAAGGTGGTGGTCATCCTGGTGCAGGTGGTACGAAAGTTCAAGGTTTTCCTGCTGGCTATTTACCCGTACCGACTTCAACTCCTGGTGCTGGTCAAACGTTAGTATTTGGTCAGCTTGGTGTATTAGGTTCTCCGCAACCACCACCATCGctacagcagcaacagcaacaacaatCAGCGAATAAGCAAGACCAGGTGCAAAAG tataCAACGTGTACTGCTGGGACACCTTCGGGCGGTAGAGGTGCCGGAATGCAGTTTGCACCTTGGCAGTTCGCACCTCAGGTATGGACCGCTGGGTTACAACAACCGGCTCTTCTCACTGCCGCACCCAATCAGATATTTATTCGCGGTCCTACGCAACAGGACATGTTTATACAAAGTCCACAACCAATACAGGCGCACAATg TAGCTTTAGCGACGCAACAACAAATACAAGGTGTACAGCAGATTGCTACAACTAGCGGAAAACCTACCAAGGTAATGGATATACAACAACAACAGCCCCAGCAAAATAAACCGGGTGTAGGTGGACAGCGGCCGTTAAATATTCTGCCTTCGTCCTTGCAAGCCGCCAATATACGCGCCGCCAGTTCCGTTTCCACGCAAACGGTTCACGGAGTACAAGCCACGGTACAAGCACAG AGTGGCAAAGGGGGTGGTGGTAGTGGAAAAGGTCGTGGAAAGCCGATTCAATCTCCTCAACAACAAccgcagcaacaacaacagcagcagcaagcTCAACAATCCATACAGCATCAACAGGTCTTTATACAGCAAAAGCAGCACacgcagcaacaacagcaactTCAACAGCAGTACCAGCAACAAGTGCAGTCCTCTCAAATACAACCTAAAGCTATCATGa CTAATATGACGctgcagcaacaacaacaggGTGGAGTTGTCCTTGGTACAGATCGTCCTATTATGCCAATAGTATCAGTAGGTGGAGTTGGAATCGGAGTCGCCGCTACCTCTCAAATGAATCAAGTACCACAATCTTCAATGCCTACAATGCAACAGCTTCCTATACCG ACTATTAATCCAACTATAATAGGCAATCAAATAGTAAGCGGAGCATCGCAGGTTCAGGCGATGCCGATCGTAAATGCGACGCAGGATCAGCAATCGCACGATAATACCAACTCTGCGATAATGATTACGTCGCCAGATCGTAATTCACAGACCGAGTGCTCTCTGATACTACCGTCTACGACAAATCCTCCAGTGACGACTGACGACAGTGGCAAGTTAGCTTCGAAGAAAGAAGACGCATCTGCCACTACGGAAGAAGTCGCGGCGGCATCTCAGTCGGAAGTAATAG ATGGAGAACAATGTAAAACAGCAATCGTAAAAGAGGATGAAGTAACCGTTCCGAAAAGTGAGGAAAAACAATGCAACAATCCGTTAGCGGGGCTTGCCAATACAGTGAACGCGATTACGAATGGTGTAGTTGGCGATGAATCACCATCTATGCCAATCACTTCTACGCCAATAACAGCAAACAGTAAACAAGCGCCACCTAAAGCCATGGTGAAACCACAGGTCCTTACACATGTGATTGAAGGATTTGTAATACAAGAAG CATCAGAACCATTTGCGGTGAGTCAGGAAACTACCAACATTCTCAATCGGAATAACACAAATATGGAAAGGGAGTCTCATGAGGAACCTCCAA GGAAAAAACATGCTCCTAATTATACAAATGAAGAAGATGGAGCCAGCGTGCAAGTCAACAAGTGTGAAAGCTGCGGCAACACGATTGACGAACAGAACGTCAAATTCAAGAAAGAAAAGCGATTTTGTTCATCAGCATGTGCAAAGAA CAAAAAGCGCGAAACACGAGATCGCGATGGTATGGAGAAACAATGGACTGAAATTGAGACTGAAACTAATAAAACTATCGACAATGACATGGCAAAGAAGAATGGCGAGGAAAAGACGTTGTCTACGACTATTGCTTCCTCTGCTGACGAATCACTGCCGAAAGTAAACCCGATTAAATGgacg GTGGGTGAAGTATGCGATTTTATACGTGGTCTACCTGGATGCTCGGATTATGCGGAGGACTTCGCTATCCAAGAGATCGATGGTCAAGCTCTCATGCTGTTAAAAGAAGACCATCTCATGTCTGCTATGAGCATCAAATTGGGCCCAGCACTAAAAATCGTCGCTAGGATCGATTCAATGCGCATAGAATCGATGTCAAATTCCAATCCTACGTCGAACAACTCGTAA